A region of the Sphingobium sp. HWE2-09 genome:
CGCAACGGTCAGCGTGAACGGCACGACGCTGCCGACGTTGATCACCGCGCCTTTTCGTGTGGACCTGACCGGTACGCTCAAGCCCGGCGCCAACGATCTGGTCGTCACCATCGCCAATACGCCGCAAAATGCGATGCTGGATGCCAAGGCACCCGGCTTTAAGATGTTGAAGCCCGTGCCAGCGGGCTGGGTCGGGCCAGTGGCGCTGGAGGCTGGAAGATGATCGCGCGGAAGGCTGTTCTTGCGATTGCGGCCGGTGCGGTTCTGGCCCTGTCCGGCGCGGTGCAGGGCGCAAGCGACGATCTGTCCTATGTGAACCCGGAACTGCGGCAGGTCGCCCGCGGCATAGCCCGTGCGCAGGCAGCGGCAGAAGGATCTCTCGCCCTGTCCCGGCCCCCGGCATCTTTCCCGCTGCTTCCGTCGGGGATCGTGGAACGCCAGGTTCCGGGCATGGCGGGGCAGCCGCCCGTCACCGTCTATATTGTCGATCCGGGACAACCCGGCGCGGCGCGGCGCGGCGCCATCCTGTTCATCCACGGCGGCGGCTTCATCGCAGGGGACGCCCGCGAATCGCTGCGGATGCTCCAGGGGATGGCCACGCGGCTCGATTGTGTAATCGTCAGCGTGCAATATCGGATCGCACCGGCAACCCGCTTCCCCGGATCGCTTGAAGACAATTACGCGGCCCTGAAATGGCTGCATGATGATGCCGCGACGCTGGGTGTCGATCCCGCAAGAATCGCGGTCGTGGGCGAAAGCGCTGGTGGCGGTCATGCCGCCATGCTGACCATCGCCGCCAGGGACAGGGGCGAAATCCCCATCGCCTTTCAGGCGCTGATCTATCCGATGCTGGACGATCGAACCGGGTCGAGCCGCCCGGTTATCCCAACGATCGGCACGCTGGTCTGGCGGCCCGCCGACAATCGCAAGGGATGGAGCGCGCTTCTGGGCCAGCCAGCAGGACAAAGGCGCGTGCCGAACGGATCGGTGCCCGCCCGTGTGGCCGACCTGTCGCGCCTGCCGCCGACCTGGATCGGGGTTGGATCGATCGACCTGTTCGCGCAGGAAGATATCGACTTTGCCGGACGCCTGGTAGGGGCTGGCGTGCCGACCGAATTGCTGGTCGTCCCCGGCGCATTTCACGGCTTTCAGATGATCATGCCCAAGGCCGCGATATCCCAACAATTTAATGGCGCGCTGGAGGCTGCCTTGGCCCGCGCACTGTCCCCGGAGAAGAAGCCATGACCCTTCGCGCTACGTTTGTCGCTGGTGTCGCGGCCATAATGGCCAGTCAGCCCGCCCTAGCGCAGGACGGTCCGGCGCAGGGATGGATTAGTCAGGCGCAGGCAGGGCAGCAGGCCAAGCCGATCGTGCTGCATTTCCGCCGTATGGTCGATCTGCCTGCAAAGCCGGGTCGCTATCCGGTGCGGGTCACGGCGGACAACCGATTTATCCTTTACGTCAATGGCGCGCGGGTCGCATCCGGCCCCTCGACTGGCGATATCGCGCATTGGCGGGAATCGACGATCGACATTGCCCCCTATCTCAAGCGCGGACGCAATGTCGTCGCAGCGGTGGTATGGGACGGGGTCAAACCGCTCAAACTGCCGCCCAATGCTACGCCTGATCAGATGACGGCCGCGCAGGGTGCAGCATTGTTCAGCAACACAGCGCCATTGTTCCAGCAGAATGTCGCCACGGGCTTTCGCCTGATCGGGGAAGGCGATGCTGCCGCCATTTCGACCGACCGCCCCGGCTGGCGCGTCAAGGCCGATGCGGGGCATGGTTTCCGCAATGGCTGGGCGCAGACCAAGCGCTGGTATTATGTCGCAGGCAATCCGGAAGTGATCGACGCGGCCAAGGCCGATTTCGACTGGACCGGCGTTCAGGAAAAGGGCGACGGCTGGCAGGATGCGGTGCCAGCGCCCGATGCGGCCAAGCGCACGCTCGTCGCCGATCGGCTGCCGCCGCAACGTTATGACGCGACATCCCCTGGCAAGGTGGTGCGCAGCGATCTTGTCGTCGGACAGGGGTTCCCCGCGCGCCCCATTACCATCCCCGCCAACAGCAAGGCGACCCTGCTGATCCAGCGCGACGCGATGGTATCGGCCTATCCGCAACTCGACATATCGGGGGGCGCGGGCGCGACGATCAAGATGACTTGGTCGGAAGCGCTGTACGACAAGGATTATAAGAAGGGCGACCGTAACCTGATCGAGGATCGCAAGCCTTTTGGCCCATCCGATCTGTTCACCGCCGATGGCGCGGCCCGCACGTTCGAACCGCTATGGTGGCGAACATGGCGTTACGCCGAAATTGCGGTGGAAACGAAGGACCAGCCGCTGACCCTCAAGGCGCTGCGGGCCTATGAAACCGGCTATCCCTTTGCCCAGGTCGGCCGTTTCGACAGCGACGATCCGGACCTCAAGCGCATTTTCGATATCGGCTGGCGCACCGCAAAGATCGACGCGCACGAAACCTATATGGACACTGCCTTTTGGGAACAGCTGCAATATGCAGGCGACACCCGCCTGCAGATGCTGATCTCCTACGCCGTGTCGGGCGACGCGCGACTGGCCGAACAGGCGATCGACGCCTTTGCCGGATCGCACGAAGATGGCGGTCTGATGGAAGGCGCCTATCCCACGCGCGGCCACAACGTCATCGCGCCCTTTGCGCTATTGTGGGTCGGCATGCTGGACGACTGGCGCATGGCGCAGCGTGATCCAACCCCGATCGTACGCAACATCGCCCGGATGCGGGAGGTGATCGACTGGTTCGCCAAATATCGCCAACCTAGTGGATTGCTGGGCAAGAACCCGCAATGGAACTTCATCGACTGGGTGGGACAACCCGCCACCGATCGGGACCAGTTCCCCTCTTACAGCCAATCCAACGAAAGCTGCCTCGTCAGCGTCAGCTGGCTGGGCGCACTGCAGCAGGGCGCTGCGATCGAGCGCGCTTTGGGCGACAAGGCGCAGGGCGACCGCTATGCACAGCAGGCCGATGCCTTGAAGCAAGCCATACGCGCCCGCTGCTGGGTTCCCGCGCGCGGCCTGTTTGCGGACAATCCCGATGGCGACAGGTTCAGCCAGCATATGAATGCGTTGGCGATCCTGTACGATGTGGCTGACAAGGATGAGGCGCCCGCCATTCTCGACAGGATCGTCGCGCCGGGCAAGGGCATCAGCGCGCCGGAAGGGATTTCGACCACCAGCTATTATTTCGCCTGGTATCTGGTGCGCGCCTATCTCCATGCCGGGCTGGCGGATCGGTATCTGGGCCTGCTTCAGACCTGGCGCGACCTGCTGAAACTGAACTACACGACCTGGCCGGAAGAACGCGACGATGCGGGG
Encoded here:
- a CDS encoding alpha-L-rhamnosidase-related protein; this encodes MASQPALAQDGPAQGWISQAQAGQQAKPIVLHFRRMVDLPAKPGRYPVRVTADNRFILYVNGARVASGPSTGDIAHWRESTIDIAPYLKRGRNVVAAVVWDGVKPLKLPPNATPDQMTAAQGAALFSNTAPLFQQNVATGFRLIGEGDAAAISTDRPGWRVKADAGHGFRNGWAQTKRWYYVAGNPEVIDAAKADFDWTGVQEKGDGWQDAVPAPDAAKRTLVADRLPPQRYDATSPGKVVRSDLVVGQGFPARPITIPANSKATLLIQRDAMVSAYPQLDISGGAGATIKMTWSEALYDKDYKKGDRNLIEDRKPFGPSDLFTADGAARTFEPLWWRTWRYAEIAVETKDQPLTLKALRAYETGYPFAQVGRFDSDDPDLKRIFDIGWRTAKIDAHETYMDTAFWEQLQYAGDTRLQMLISYAVSGDARLAEQAIDAFAGSHEDGGLMEGAYPTRGHNVIAPFALLWVGMLDDWRMAQRDPTPIVRNIARMREVIDWFAKYRQPSGLLGKNPQWNFIDWVGQPATDRDQFPSYSQSNESCLVSVSWLGALQQGAAIERALGDKAQGDRYAQQADALKQAIRARCWVPARGLFADNPDGDRFSQHMNALAILYDVADKDEAPAILDRIVAPGKGISAPEGISTTSYYFAWYLVRAYLHAGLADRYLGLLQTWRDLLKLNYTTWPEERDDAGQAGKGSSTRSDSHAWSAHPTPDLLGIVAGIQSSAPGYARLRVAPALGTLKRVEATAATPYGPVSVSYRIKGQTLSADITRPKDLPGDFVWAGKSYPLTGARTRLTVPTR
- a CDS encoding alpha/beta hydrolase; this translates as MIARKAVLAIAAGAVLALSGAVQGASDDLSYVNPELRQVARGIARAQAAAEGSLALSRPPASFPLLPSGIVERQVPGMAGQPPVTVYIVDPGQPGAARRGAILFIHGGGFIAGDARESLRMLQGMATRLDCVIVSVQYRIAPATRFPGSLEDNYAALKWLHDDAATLGVDPARIAVVGESAGGGHAAMLTIAARDRGEIPIAFQALIYPMLDDRTGSSRPVIPTIGTLVWRPADNRKGWSALLGQPAGQRRVPNGSVPARVADLSRLPPTWIGVGSIDLFAQEDIDFAGRLVGAGVPTELLVVPGAFHGFQMIMPKAAISQQFNGALEAALARALSPEKKP